A single region of the Pygocentrus nattereri isolate fPygNat1 chromosome 27, fPygNat1.pri, whole genome shotgun sequence genome encodes:
- the pithd1 gene encoding PITH domain-containing protein 1 has protein sequence MSGHGHGHGHGGGCCEVDHEPAERGLEYGLYRRIDTEKLQCLNESRDGDGKLVFKPWDQRTDREKYVESDADEELLFNIPFTGSVKLKGIIISGEDDESHPAEMRLYKNIPQMSFDDTSREPEQAFRLNRDALAELEYPTKIARFSNVHHLSIHIPRNFGADSTRVYYIGLRGQYAEAHRHEVTICNYEAAANPADHKVETMTPQTHFIS, from the exons ATGTCTGGGCACGGGCACGGACACGGACACGGCGGTGGCTGTTGTGAAGTCGACCACGAGCCCGCTGAACGGGGCCTGGAATACGGGCTGTACAGACGCATTGACACGGAGAAGCTGCAGTGTCTGAATGAAAGCCGAGACGGTGACGGCAAACTCGTATTCAAGCCGTGGGATCAACGCACGGACCGGGAAAAG tatgtggAGAGTGATGCTGATGAGGAGCTTCTGTTCAATATCCC GTTCACTGGAAGCGTGAAGCTGAAAGGAATTATAATTTCCGGTGAGGATGATGAGTCCCACCCAGCTGAAATGAGACT GTACAAGAACATACCACAGATGTCATTTGATGATACAAGCAGAGAGCCAGAACAAGCATTCCGTCTCAACAGGGATGCGCTGGCGGAACTTGAATATCCAACTAA GATTGCCCGCTTTTCCAACGTACACCACTTGTCTATTCATATTCCTCGGAACTTCGGGGCAGATTCCACTCGTGTCTATTACATTGGGCTTCGTGGACAGTACGCTGAG GCTCACAGACATGAGGTGACGATCTGTAACTATGAGGCAGCAGCAAATCCAGCAGATCATAAAGTGGAAACAATGACTCCACAGACACACTTCATATCGTGA